From one Desulfurobacterium thermolithotrophum DSM 11699 genomic stretch:
- the dapE gene encoding succinyl-diaminopimelate desuccinylase codes for MPVSLLQKLISIPSVYGNEKEIADFVENFIKEKNSKLSVIRENNTIVAYTHFESKKKTIALVGHLDTVPGENDYTGQIINGKLYGLGTSDMKAGDAVMLKLIEDFAFKSSKYNLFFIFYEKEEGPYLDNGLRQIFDRYLDLLKKIDFAFVLEPTDNVVQVGCLGVIHAWFKFKGKRAHSARPWEGHNAIHKGWKLLKFLNELEPVEYKVGKLSYFEVLNATMTEFKGGRNIIPEEFKVNLNYRFSPTKTLEEAKEDLLKIKEQIEADEIEFTDLSPAARPCIDNPILVEFLKRFNLPIEPKQAWTDVAQFSYHGIDAVNFGPGQPHQAHQKNEYVEIEKVKECYEMLYAFLKD; via the coding sequence ATGCCAGTCTCTCTCCTCCAAAAGCTTATATCTATCCCTTCTGTTTATGGAAACGAAAAGGAAATTGCTGATTTCGTTGAAAATTTTATAAAAGAAAAAAATTCTAAGCTTTCAGTAATTAGGGAAAATAACACCATAGTAGCTTACACTCATTTTGAATCTAAAAAGAAAACGATTGCTCTTGTAGGACATCTTGACACAGTTCCAGGAGAAAATGACTACACAGGGCAAATAATTAATGGAAAACTTTACGGTCTTGGCACCAGTGATATGAAAGCTGGTGACGCAGTTATGCTTAAATTGATTGAGGACTTTGCATTTAAAAGTTCAAAGTACAATCTTTTTTTTATTTTTTACGAAAAGGAAGAGGGACCTTATCTTGATAATGGTCTAAGACAAATATTTGATAGATACCTTGATCTCTTAAAGAAAATAGACTTTGCCTTTGTCCTTGAGCCTACCGATAATGTCGTCCAGGTTGGGTGCCTTGGGGTAATTCACGCCTGGTTCAAATTCAAAGGTAAGAGAGCTCATTCTGCAAGACCCTGGGAAGGGCATAATGCTATTCACAAAGGTTGGAAGCTTTTAAAGTTCCTTAATGAACTTGAACCTGTTGAGTACAAAGTTGGAAAGCTTTCCTACTTTGAAGTTCTCAATGCAACAATGACCGAGTTTAAAGGGGGAAGAAACATAATTCCAGAAGAATTTAAGGTTAATCTTAACTACAGATTTTCTCCAACAAAAACATTAGAAGAAGCTAAAGAGGATCTACTTAAAATAAAAGAACAGATTGAAGCAGATGAAATTGAATTTACCGATCTCTCTCCTGCTGCAAGACCTTGCATAGATAATCCAATTTTAGTTGAGTTTCTCAAGAGGTTTAATCTTCCTATTGAGCCAAAACAAGCTTGGACAGATGTTGCACAGTTTTCCTATCACGGAATAGATGCTGTTAACTTTGGTCCCGGTCAACCACACCAAGCCCACCAAAAAAACGAATATGTTGAAATAGAAAAAGTTAAAGAATGTTATGAGATGTTGTATGCGTTTCTGAAAGATTAA